One window of Gemmatimonadaceae bacterium genomic DNA carries:
- a CDS encoding histidinol-phosphate transaminase, whose protein sequence is MNASEFARECFLSVTLYDPDVAPCEVDLSDNTNLWGTPPAAQRAILTAGPEIVARYPAPYTSDLKAKISAYVQVEASMVVTGCGSDDVLDSAIRAFGSPGDRVAIPEPSFGMIPVFARINGLEPVFISLDRDGSLNPSAFQAADARITYLCSPNNPTGVSLRQTDIDEIISNARGPVIVDQAYAEFSERSLTELAKKHDNVLITRTMSKAFGLAGLRIGYGVGSPGLVREVEKSRGPYKTNALAARAAIAALDEDLPWVAQHVSEIKTNRARFITGLEKLGLDPYPTDANFVLVPVSDAKEVGRLMRTRGVAVRVFDDLAGAGGAFRITIGPWEMMDRCLISLAECMG, encoded by the coding sequence ATGAACGCTTCCGAATTCGCCCGCGAATGCTTTCTATCCGTCACCCTTTACGACCCGGACGTAGCGCCCTGCGAGGTGGACCTGAGCGACAACACCAATCTCTGGGGTACGCCGCCGGCTGCGCAACGCGCGATCCTCACTGCCGGACCAGAGATAGTGGCGAGATACCCCGCCCCCTACACGTCCGACCTGAAAGCGAAAATCTCTGCCTACGTTCAGGTCGAAGCATCCATGGTCGTCACGGGATGCGGATCGGACGATGTTCTCGATTCCGCCATCCGCGCTTTTGGTAGTCCCGGCGATCGCGTCGCAATACCTGAACCTTCTTTCGGAATGATCCCGGTGTTCGCCCGGATTAACGGTCTGGAGCCAGTGTTCATTTCCCTTGATCGCGACGGCAGCCTGAACCCGTCTGCCTTCCAAGCTGCTGATGCCCGGATAACGTATCTGTGCTCGCCCAACAATCCGACAGGTGTGTCGCTCCGGCAAACGGACATCGATGAGATCATCAGCAACGCCCGGGGCCCCGTGATCGTGGACCAGGCCTATGCGGAGTTCTCCGAACGCTCGCTGACTGAGCTAGCGAAGAAACACGACAACGTTCTGATCACGCGAACGATGTCCAAGGCTTTCGGCCTGGCCGGGTTGAGGATCGGCTACGGTGTTGGATCACCGGGACTGGTGCGGGAAGTCGAGAAATCGCGCGGGCCGTACAAGACCAACGCGTTGGCCGCCCGCGCCGCGATCGCCGCCCTGGATGAAGATCTTCCCTGGGTCGCGCAGCATGTCTCTGAGATAAAAACAAACCGCGCGCGTTTCATTACCGGGCTCGAAAAACTGGGTCTCGATCCATATCCAACCGATGCAAATTTCGTTCTGGTTCCAGTAAGCGATGCGAAAGAGGTTGGCAGGTTGATGAGAACCCGCGGTGTCGCAGTCAGAGTATTTGATGACCTTGCCGGAGCCGGAGGTGCGTTCCGGATCACAATCGGACCGTGGGAGATGATGGACCGTTGTCTCATCAGTCTCGCGGAGTGCATGGGATGA
- a CDS encoding 1-(5-phosphoribosyl)-5-[(5-phosphoribosylamino)methylideneamino] imidazole-4-carboxamide isomerase — protein sequence MIVIPAIDLRDGCCVQLVGGSYAHEMVRIDDPVGVARRWESDGFRQLHVIDLDAAMRVGSNLESMLSILRSVSCEIQVGGGCRTTEQVEDLLREGAARVVVGTRALEDPHWLEEIASRFPGAIVVAADVRDGRIVTRGWTKTLPERVEDTIEDLNRQPLAAVMVTAVHKEGLMAGPDLRLMEDVVAASDHPVHASGGVGGMSDLHELADCGVAAVIVGMAIYTGALDPRAALEEFGE from the coding sequence ATGATCGTCATCCCGGCGATCGATCTGCGCGACGGCTGCTGCGTGCAGCTTGTAGGCGGGTCATACGCGCACGAAATGGTGAGGATCGACGACCCGGTTGGGGTGGCGCGCCGCTGGGAGAGCGACGGATTTCGCCAGCTCCATGTTATCGATCTCGACGCCGCAATGCGGGTCGGGTCGAACCTCGAGTCAATGTTGTCGATTCTTCGTTCCGTGAGCTGCGAAATTCAGGTTGGGGGCGGTTGCCGAACAACGGAACAGGTAGAAGACCTGCTGCGAGAGGGAGCAGCACGAGTCGTCGTGGGCACCAGAGCACTCGAAGATCCTCACTGGCTGGAGGAGATTGCCTCCCGGTTTCCCGGTGCAATCGTGGTTGCCGCAGACGTGCGCGATGGTCGCATTGTCACCCGTGGCTGGACAAAGACTCTTCCGGAAAGAGTCGAGGACACCATCGAAGACCTCAACAGACAGCCTCTTGCCGCGGTGATGGTGACAGCCGTTCACAAAGAGGGGCTGATGGCAGGTCCCGATCTCCGTTTGATGGAGGATGTAGTGGCTGCTTCAGATCACCCCGTTCATGCGTCGGGCGGAGTAGGCGGAATGAGCGATCTGCACGAGCTTGCCGACTGCGGAGTTGCAGCCGTGATTGTCGGAATGGCTATCTATACCGGCGCGCTCGACCCGCGCGCCGCACTCGAGGAGTTCGGAGAATGA
- the hisH gene encoding imidazole glycerol phosphate synthase subunit HisH, whose amino-acid sequence MRVAILDYGAGNLHSLAKALEQPGVDVTITTDPSVAFRLDALILPGVGAFASASEVIARYALPIRESLDRGLPCLGICLGMQLLFEESEEGSGRGIAAIPGRVRRLKTRRVPQIGWNEIESATDPLFEAADLRTAYFANSYVCEPENSELVTAWATHETDRFAAAVRSGNVVGVQFHPEKSSSAGISFIRGFLESVAE is encoded by the coding sequence ATGAGAGTGGCCATTCTCGATTATGGTGCGGGCAATCTCCACTCGCTCGCAAAGGCACTCGAACAGCCCGGAGTGGATGTTACCATAACGACCGATCCGTCGGTGGCTTTCCGTCTTGACGCTCTCATACTCCCCGGGGTAGGCGCGTTTGCCAGCGCTTCCGAGGTCATCGCCCGCTATGCTCTCCCCATCCGCGAAAGTCTCGATCGTGGGCTCCCGTGCCTTGGGATCTGCCTCGGCATGCAGCTCCTGTTCGAGGAAAGCGAAGAGGGCAGTGGTCGTGGTATCGCTGCAATTCCTGGCCGTGTGAGGCGATTGAAAACCAGGCGGGTGCCGCAGATCGGATGGAATGAGATCGAGAGTGCAACCGATCCGCTGTTCGAAGCCGCAGATCTGCGCACCGCTTACTTCGCTAACAGCTATGTCTGCGAACCGGAGAATTCTGAACTTGTAACGGCCTGGGCAACGCACGAGACCGACCGGTTTGCCGCGGCGGTGCGCTCCGGAAATGTCGTTGGTGTTCAGTTCCATCCCGAGAAAAGCTCTTCCGCCGGAATCTCATTCATCCGTGGGTTTCTCGAGTCGGTTGCTGAATGA
- a CDS encoding imidazoleglycerol-phosphate dehydratase translates to MSVVERRTSETDIRVEMVQGSGIASIDTGVSFLDHMMTALARYSGLDITITATGDLRHHLIEDVAIAAGTAFAQMIPAACARYGDRAIPMDDALVHVSIDAGGRPYYEGELPSTLYDHWMRSFADHAKMTLHVRILNGTDRHHIVEAAFKALGLAIRDALVETKEVFSTKGVVSLDAR, encoded by the coding sequence ATGAGCGTGGTTGAACGTCGGACGAGCGAAACCGACATCCGTGTCGAGATGGTGCAGGGAAGTGGTATCGCCTCGATCGACACAGGGGTGTCGTTCCTCGATCACATGATGACGGCGCTTGCCCGCTACTCCGGTCTCGACATCACCATTACCGCCACCGGCGACCTCCGGCATCATCTCATCGAGGACGTTGCGATCGCAGCCGGAACCGCGTTCGCGCAGATGATTCCTGCGGCGTGCGCGCGGTACGGAGACCGTGCCATCCCGATGGACGACGCACTCGTGCACGTCTCAATCGATGCTGGCGGGCGGCCGTACTACGAAGGAGAATTGCCGAGTACGCTGTACGATCACTGGATGAGGTCGTTCGCCGATCATGCGAAGATGACGCTGCACGTGCGAATTCTGAATGGGACCGACCGGCACCATATCGTCGAAGCGGCGTTCAAGGCACTTGGTCTCGCCATCCGCGATGCGCTCGTGGAGACGAAGGAAGTATTCAGCACGAAGGGAGTCGTCTCTCTGGACGCCCGTTAG